The DNA segment ACAGTCATATCCAAGATGTAGAATATTCATTCCAGTGAGGCCCGTCtgttaaaattactttttgataATAACAACAATTAAGCTGGTTTTAAACAAGTGTTTATGAAGCCcatattttttgtaatgattttttttttgtcttgatgtaatattataatcttaaacatttgggtttttatCAGCCTTAAGCTGagaatcatcataattaacataaATGATGACttgaaaacatctgttttaGTAAATGaagttgctgaaataaattaacttttaaattatatttatatttatttagtattaCTCTACATAAATAGGATCACTTTGTTATGCCTATGTCTTTCtataagtaaaaatgttaatatatttaTCTAAATTCTGTATAAATACCTGACAAATTAATTATTACATGCATATTATGAGTCTTGcattcttttttcccccccttagTTTGATATAAGTGATATGGCTCCCTGCCCAGGGCTCCACAGCCTGAGGGTGTCACAAGCAGTCAGagaaataactttaataaaacaaaaagatttctcTGTCACTTATTTGAAGGCTGAGTAAAGAGGGAGCGTGGCAGCTGCCCCCACAGTGCTTCTCTGGAGAAACGTGTCAAGTTGTGGCACAGAAACAGAGAGTGGCTCAGGCCACAAGTTGTTCAGAGTTCTGAGAAacgtttattttgaaataaacaaccTCCTGGTTCCACACTTCATTTCTCTTAGAGACTTCTTAAGATGGGAAATTTGAACAGGCCATTCAATAATGCAGATATGTGTTAATCTTCATAAATGTAGAGATTTGGAGATTTGGAGTTGAATAATCAGTAGAATCGCAACTATCAATGTGTGCAATATCATAATAGTGAAGAAATATGGGCACGAATGTTTGGTTTGCTCTCATATTTCAAGTCTGATGGATGCACATTCTACATGCCAGCGATTATATCAACTGGATAGACTTTCACTGCCCTTTGTGCTTAAACCTGATGCTGAAATGCTAAAAGAATACTACACAGCAAAACTAcactgtttttgcagtgtagtgtcacaacatatttcatattttcaacaaatatgaaaaaatggaacattctgcagctttaaggtaTAGTGGAGAACCTGTGTTGCTGTGGGTCTCTTTCTTTCCCAAAGGTCCTTGGAAGCTCTCTAAAGTGCATGGTTTCAAGAATACTTTTAAATGCTTCAAGTGCACTAAAATCTAAGAGTGTCTGCATGTTTATTTCCTCTACGGTAAAGTGgataatttgaatttaaactaGGTTTTACTTGTAAAAACCAAAGAGTGTAAAAACTCACATCTGTCCTCATAAAGGAGTTAAAGTGCAGCAGTTTCCTTTCAagcacaaactgaaaaaaaagccCCTTAGATGAAACTTCAAGGAAGGAAATTGCACTTAAAGATATTGAGAGACATCTGGCAGCCGCACTAAAAGTAATGCCTAAATCTAAAACCAGCGGTGAAACATCATTGTTggctgtgtttttaaaacatagacAAAATGCGCAAGCGGTCTTTCTGTTCAGTCGAGTGAAAAATTGCACGCAGgccttttgcttttattcaaacCGTGGCTGTGTTTTTCCACCAGCGCTTTGAGCGCACTTCAGACAGTGGGTACACAAGGCATCTGGTATGCAGATGTCACTGCTGCCTGCCGGCATGTGATGACAGCCAGAGGCAGTGACTCACTGAAGTACCCAAGAACCACATGCTGTCATGTTGCCAAGTACAGCAGATATGGATGGGGACAGAGGACGTCTGAAACCATTGACTTAAATGAACAACTAGAGCTTGTGTGCCAAACTGTGCTGCaaacagtttgttaaaaattcacattttgcactttGTTGTGCTTCAATTTGGATTTATATTGCTTAGAAAAACAATGTAAGcccttaaaaagaaacagaaccagttttggtaataagttaatgtttttttaaaaaaccatttCAAAATCTCCAGAAtataatgtcacaaatcagcaggcactgcacCTTACCTACTAACCTCAGCGAAGCCCggctcgttacctagcaaccccagtggaagCAAAGATCCAGCATATTTGCTtggctggttttaccactgtatgtgctgtacaatgacttaccatccagaaactacatcctgcattcttgttggttgtgcaggaggctccactccTGCTTTTCGAAGATACATGGTTGTATAGCTGCACATCAGTTTGCAACCATTTCACATGAGAGTTAAACTTTGATttagggggcgtggccagcagcagctcatttgaatttaaagtgacaagatgctcaaaaacagctcattctgaaaggagcccAGAACGGGCAGAACTGAACAGACTAAAATCTCTTTATCTAAGAATAATCTCTTTATCTAATAATGCTGTGGTCATATCCCCTTTGATGTTACTTCTGTAGTTGAATCTTTTAAACACTGTAAGGTTAGAAACAGTTGGctcctattttttatttcatcttccGGATGCCATTTAAGCAACACAGGGTGCCAAGGTGTTGGAAGCAGTTCAAGGTGATTCCTGTGGCTAAGATGAGCCGCCCAAAAGCTCTGAATGATTTTAGACCTGTTGCACTGACTTCCCTTGTCATGAAGTCTTTGGAAAAAATGATTAAGAGATATCTTCTCATCAAGACTGAACATTTATTGGATCCTTTACAGTTTGCCTACAGGGCCTGTCGGGGAGTTTAGGATGCCGCTGCCACTTTactaaactgtgtttttaaacatcttGAAAGTAACAAAAACCATGTTTAGTTGTTACTTGCTGACTTCTCATCAGCTTTCAACACAATCCAGCCCCATATTTTGATTGATAAACTTCCTAATAACTTTTATCTGAATCTTAATGTGGTGGGCTGgattcttgatttttttaacatgctTGATAAGGTCAGAGTGAATGGATGCATGTCCAGAGAGATGTTCCTGTCCACTGGGTCCCCTCAAGGCTGCGTCCTTTACCCTCTTCCTTACATTTTCTACACAGACGACTGTCACAGCCGGCATGGTAATAGGTAAATATTACAATTCGCAGATGACTCAGTGATACATGATGATGAACATGCTCATGGCCCTGTGGTTGATGaatttgttgactggtgtgataAAGCTTTCCTTTTAATAAATGTACAGAAATCAAAGGACATGCAGAAACCCCATAACACAAATCAAACAGTAATTAAAGGTCAGACAGTGGAGACAgcagaaaactataaatatcttGGGACTATTTTGGTTCAAATTTACCTGCCATTcagaaaacctacaaaaaaGGGCCAGCAAAGATTATTTTGTCTGATAAGTCATCAATGACTTATCAAGTTGATAAGTCATTGATGATCCTATTTTATAGATCGTATATTGAATTTGTGTTGACCTTTTCCCTCCTCTGTTGGTTTGGGAATCTTAGTATTAGACCAAAAAATGCCCTTAGCAGAGCAATACATACATGCAGAGTATGTATTACTCTGCATGTCAACACAGATTCAATATACGATCTATAAAATAGGATAGATTCAACCCCTAATAAGATCTTAGGGGTTGGACGATGCTCACTTACAGAactgtgtaaaaaacaaatcattaggAAAACTAAAGCCATTATTGCTGATACTTGCATCTGATCTAGTGTATAAACTGTTGGTCAATAATGAAACACACTGCTGTAGTCTTCCCATAATTATGTgttgatttgtattttatgtgctttggatatatttttgttgttccttattctttttaatttttgatactttgtttttttagtttttatacttgTTGCAACATTAATTGCCCAATTTGGGATGCgaataaatctgaatctgaatgattttgtgcaaaaaatgtaatgaacatgtttttataacaCATAAACTTATCTTAATGTCTTTAAGGAAGTGTAATTGGTCACCTTTAATGacttttattaatacattctggcacaacagGCTCAAGAAAAAATCTCTGATCTTGATATTGgcgaaataaaaatgagtttgacgccTCTGGTGTAGATggtaaaagattatttaaagtGCTGCTGTTTCAACgtttcaggtcagaggtcaaggtTAGGCTTGTGTCTAAGGAGTGTTACTTGTGATGAACACATGACCAGGGTAGCTCTGACGCAGGGAGGTGCCGTTTTCCCTCGTCAGGGTGAGTTCCTCTGCTTATCCTCCGAGCTCTGCTGACTCACCTCACCATGTCATCAGTTTGTCCCTCTTGCTCTTTTTCTCTGCAAAGAGGTTAAGGGAAATCTAGAACGCAGGCGACCCATGATTGAGGACAAAGAGGGAGGAAAGGAACACAGATTCGACTCCGTTTTCCTCTTGTGTCAGCTTCCCTTTGACTTCGAGCTCCTGAACTTTACATCAGCAGGAACAAGTGAATGCCAGGAAGCGAAAACAATGGGAGGGAAAATGGAAGTGCACAGTGCCACTGTTTCCTATACACTGTAAATCTCATTGCCTTAACATTAAACCTGGACCCAACCCTTTGTCACTCCCACAGGGGCAAATAgattttaacattaaaacatctgttttatttactggaagtttgtttttagaaaagttgGTTAAAACATTGCTCAGATAGATAATGTTCCATAAAAAGACATGGTACTACTTTACAATATGTTGTCCATTAAATTATAAACACaattaataactgtttattatgCATTTCTTAAGGATGAGAAGGAAAGTGAATGCTAAAACGTATGTGTACAAATGCTTAAAGTGCTACAAGGTAGACTGAAACGTTTACTATAACAACTCTAGATAAAATGTAAGCTTTATTTTAATGGGCTCATAGGATACTAATCCTAatcatgctaaaaaaaaaaaaaaaaaaaagttaaataaattaaatataacctACCCAGCCACACAGTGACAGTGAATGTGACTATTCCCCCACATGCTTCGTGTCTGGACACATGTTTCTGTAGATGGGAGGGAATgaaccttaccaagctccgcccacaaccgacctaGAAAATCCCACGTGGccacaagtctcacaaacaaagcctcttGACACGTTGTTTATATGTAAACATGGCTTTGACTGattctctgcagtgtatttctgactcgattagtgcatcatttctactggattttcacaatatatcagctactacaatggacagggGAACTAAGAActtcatgtcatcttttttggATGAGATCAAGGTGTTGGAGCCACGATGCCTCCAACATTGTGCACgtcacagcaaaatgctttcGCTTGATGAGGAAAACAGCAGATCCACACACGCTCTATATCAATATGGGCATACATCGTTTTGTAGgctacttttgaaatcagtgggtgattcctgtggtttgttggcaaatgtttgagtgaGCCTAGGCCTAGGCTTGTTAGCGGTAGCATCGTTATCATAGactaattacttaaaatagcaCAATTCACTACTCACCTGGCAGAAACAAATCGACAACCATTTAATGCTTCTTTTGGTCCTAAATGCTTGTCCCAACTTGCAACTAAATTATTGTATTCTCCAGACTTTTGAAAACCTTCTTCTGGCTCGTATAATACGAGCATCAGATAGTTAGTTATGTGGATCGCCCCGATGGGGGTAAATTCTCAATATTATAAGATAAGTCCTTTTTACCGAGATAATACGGATCATATCCTAAATATACGTGTATTTCTTTGAGTTGCCTTTTCTGTTCCAGCCTATTTAGAGCATTAGCGTACTGTTGTGatcagttttgctttgtttagaACCGGAGAAATCCACTTCCTGCCCGCCATCTGGATTTCGCACGTCATCTGGGTCACATgtctgaaacccagcaataCAAAGGAGTACACAGCTACAAGCTTCAATAAGATGGTGCAATGaatacaataaagaaataaaatgatacCTCGCTGTCTGATCCTTCTTTAGAGGTCGAAATGATATCATTGTAACTAATTTTCAgaattcattaaaatgttttaactttaaaaaaaaagcaatacaaTGGAATTAACATATATGGTAAGACCTTTAAAGCAATAATAACAGAGCTAAGTATGGCAAGACCTATTAAGCAATAGTAAggaacacaaacataaacaaggATCAAGTGATTTGTTGTTTGAATACTGCTTTTGTATgcaataataatactaatattgttaaattacttaaaacatttaagtgctATAAAGCATAAATAAGAAACTTGTAAATAGTTGTTTAAAAGCACAGTAATACCTTCAACAGAACTATTCCTTTATTACGTTACTCTAATAAGCAGAACTGTTTCTTAGAAATCGTTTTTCAGCTCCCTCTCATTCAAATGTGCTGTAtaagatgtatatatatatatataatttatcaGCAACAGCAGTCACAGATGTTTCACTTTAAACCGCTTCAGCCTACATACTTCTAGGAAAGCAGTGTCTCCTTTTTCACTCTTTATAATTCAAAGCACATTTCCGTACTTTTTTGAGGACTGCAGATAATTCATGACGACTGACTCTCATATCCACATTCACGTGGACGATTCCCCCTGCCTTACACTCACATTGTATACATCAGGGAACACATTCCACAGGTCAGAACAGTGCTTCACATTGTCACTTTCACGATGTTCATAACTTCCATGCTTCATCCTTCTGGTGGAGGGGGAACTTGCAGCAAAACTTCAAAACAGGAGCGGAGAGGAAACATCAAAgtgactgacctctgacccaagAACGCACCCAGCCACATTCCACTCAATTACAGACACCAGGGTAGGGCTGCAGAGGAAGCCCTACCCTTTTATTGTGGAAACTCAGCGCGcacacagaaatatatatttacattatcaTTAAAGTTTGATCCTCAGCCAACTGGTAACCACCTCAAACACGTCATATCTCTTTGCACTCAGATCACAAAAATTCAACCCTAGTATTCTGAATATCTTGCTTTTACAAAGTTATCACTAGATAAGGAGAAAACATGATAACGGTGGTGTTGATGCAAGAGAACACAAAACCACACGTTTCATGTTTAAGGAGGAGTAGCTttttgctgccatctagtggtagGAAAGCGTTTACTAAATTTTACGACGTGATTATTTAAACCAGGACTGTGGCTAAGGGGACATACTGTACTTTTTTCgtcaaaaaagtaattttctccTGACATTCAAGTTCTGTTTCGCTGCTcttggcagttggtggttaccataacAACCAGTAACTGACAACTCGTACccgtttttttctgttgctgtttgtaaCTGTTGGACAGAAGCTGCTATACTGATGGTGACCACCAACTTGATTTTCTCTCTTGTTATAGTCAGAGGTGGGAAAAAGTACCCAAAAATTTTACTTACAtaaaagtagcactacttcaacatatttttactcaagtaaaagtaaaaagtagccatccaagaaattactcaagcaagagtaaaataaaaagtatttggtataCTCACGTTCTGAGCAACTGATcaaaatattaatcatttagTGTAAATTTAGgtaatttaaagacaaaaaaatttataattcatataagtaacaaaaaataacaaaattggGCGAAAgaacagtttctttcaataaaaaaacaaatgaaactttaatttaaaaaaaactccaagtATGTGTcagtctggtgaatttttggttaaaacataaTTGTTCTTTGTTCAGTGAAGTTCCTGTGGGTGGGTAGAGTATCCTGAAATATACTCTACCcactgaaataaagtaaaaatagcgatactttataataaaattaatcaagtaaaagtacagcgtagtaaaaaaaaaatactcctaaagtatatatataaaaaacaaacaaacaaacaaaacgttaagtaaatgtaactaccAACTCTGCCTAACATTCATTGGTAGATAAATTATGTTTCGCTATTCTTGAcggttggtggttaccatagcaaccagtaacgGACAGCTCCTCTCCGTTTTTTCTGTTGCCGTCTGTCCGGTGAACCCGAGTGTGTCTGTTGTATTAGACCGGAGACGAACAGAGCTTGCAGACGATCTAAAGTCATGTTAGGTACTCAAGAGCCAACCTCATGTTCGTCAAACAGCAGACAAGGAAGCAGGATTCTCTGGGAAAGGTCAGTCGGCTCCCAAACCAGACACCATCATTCTCAATCAGTTCTGCTGGAATTAaaggtttttaagaaataaattaccCTGAGTGTGGGATAAGTGGCCAGAatttaaaaaggctttaaaggaaattacaacaaaaaccccttagaaaattactttaatgttTGCAAAGTAATTTAAGAGCATCTTAATGGGTCTCTGAATCCCCCAAACtcagacttaaaacaagccGATCAAATAAAGACAGCCAAGCAAAACCACGACTAGCCTTCATTATTAATATGTTTGGTTTATTCTCACAGGCAAAACTAATTGACATCACACACTCAATGGCCACTTAGGCGTCTAGACGAGATGAAGTTCAGACTGAGCACCAAAACAGGATGGGAAGGGGATTGAAGTGACTTTGAACGCAACACGGTTGTTGGTGCCAGACAGGGTGCGCTGAGGATTTATCAAACTATTCATTTATGAGAATTTTCTTACACAATTATCTCTAATGTTATATAGAATTACCTATTATAAAACAAGTAAAGCTTTTCGTCATTTTGTTGAGGTCAGATGAGAATGGATGGGCTGGTTCAGCACAACAGACAAGAGCTCAAATAACTTGCTATAACTCAGGTATGAATggtgaaaatgtcaaacctTGATGACAACATCAAGGTTCACTAAATTGGACaatagttttgaaataaaatttctagTATTGACGTGTCTCGATTTCAGCCCAAACATTCAAATTGTAGGGTCACAATTTGGTCAAAACAATATCAAAGCCAGGATTAAACTTGACCCACTTTGAGCCCCATTTGTGCCAACAGAGCATTGCTTAAACCCCAATGTTGTTGCTGACCATGTCCAGTCCTTCACAAACCCAGTCTACCCATCTGTCTAGAAATTGTATCAGACTTGAACTCGCCAAATTGTGCAagataaatattgtaaaaactCTTGACAAAGCGTATTAAGGAAGATACTGGATGTCAAAATTCATTGCAGCAGTTTTGCGTGTCAAATTAGTACAGAGACATCAGTCcaaacaagaaattcaaaagTGAGCGTtagtaataattttatgaaattCAGCGTTCGAAAAAGAGTGAGAAAATTCCCAAGAAATTTCAGacactgatatttttttcagGTCATGTTTGGTTGTTTGAATGCTAAACTGACTGTTAGAAAGCCTGTCCcaccagctgtgtttccattaaccataaaattgcgcaaattggaattacaaaaataaatttgcgtATTGGAGACGCATcaatgtgatcaacaaccaaaTGTTATTAGAAGTGGACGATGGAGAATGAAGTATGTTTGTTAATGAGTCGTGTGAACAAACCTGTTCACGCTTGatttaaattgcatttcttattcaaCGGAAACACGGCAATTTTTATCTCCATTAGTGCAATATCAacgttttgtgcacatttgtaatggaaacgcagctagtaATCGACCAAAGAGGCCAATTCAAACTTACAGCCAAATATTTCCCTACAAATAAGCCAAATAATTCTCTCACAATAAAAGATTTTAGTAATAATTGCAGTGCGAACCAAGCTTACaggaaaaacaccaaacaaaataaaataaaaaccgtCAAGATGTAGATtacaaaattttcaaaaatggcATTAATGCAAAGATTTGAGTCAGAACTCagttcattaaaacatttattcaagtATTTCCAACTAAGAAAGTATTTACAGTACATTATGTTCACTAGTGCAGGTCTGAGCTCCAGAAGCTAAGACAGACTCAGACATGACGATACAGAACACGAGCATATGCataagaacttaaaaaaaatccacttttattGCTACCCTTTATTCTGCCATCCATCTTCCACAGATCTAACCAACATGTAAAAAGAACCGTACAGTTTAACATGCACAGTTTAGCGTTTCACCGGAGGCAGAAACAATTACCGCctttttcacatcattttaGTTTCTCCCagcacaaaagaagaagaaaaaaacttcacaGGGGGAAATACGATGTGGATACTTTTCCAGGATGGCTTACATGTcagatgatttgttttgtaaaccATTTCCGGCACTACTTCTGCAAAGTGGTAGCAAGAACAGCAGTTTAAATGGAGCAATTAAACAATATGGGCTGAATGTTCGATGTATTCCCAAGCAGAACCATTTTCCCAGTCTTGACCATAATCCTGTCTGACTGTAGAAGTTTCGCCGTAAAGTTTCGAGAAGATCAGAGCTGAGAAACTCCTCAGCCCTCACAGAGGACGATGGGGAAATCTACGTGAATGCACGGGTGATCAAGCTTCACGATTCCctgaaaaatgaacaatttcCCAATTAACGAACAGAGCAGTTTCTGAGAAAACATGCTGTGTCATTGCTGCTGTGCGTCAACGCTCACCTGTGGAATCAGGTTCTTCTGGATCCTTTTCAACTTCGACCTTCTCCTGCCGTTTTTTGTCACCACCGTCTCTTCGTAGAACTCATGGGCTAGATCCCCATCCTCATCGAAGTACAAGgagctgaaaaaacaaagagaaatcaaAATGAGGCGTTTTCATTTAGGTTTAGGATCATTACTCCAGATTGGTTCTGTGGGTCATAGTGGTTTCTGaccattaaaataaagatagaATCCAAAGACAGGACAGAACAACACTGTCATCTTATAACATTGCAGTTGCCAGCAACGATTACTTCATAAAACAGCCATACAGAAGGGTGTAACCCAGACATTTAATGAACTTTTAGAGACCTTCATATTTAATTGTATGCAAAGTTTAAATGGTACGTCAAACGGTGTTACTGTGATGATTAAAAATCCCCTTTAGACCTTTTCCAAGGAGATCCTctggttaaaatgtttacacTGACATTTACAAGCATTTCTTTAgatatgattttttaaaaagtgtcaaattttctttaatattgggtttttaaataacttaactgattaaaaatttttcatttaaaattaaaaccttgcTCTACCTCCTTCTTGTGAAAACAAATGGTGTTGCATTCCTGGAGCCTTTCAGTCGGGCCAGAGACTGCTCGTTTCCATCGGCTCCTGAATCCCCTCCGCTGCCTGAGAAAGGCCAGGAACCTTTGCCTTTGGATCCACTTCCTCCCATCCTCAGAGATAAGACATTATTTATGTCCAGTCAACGCTTCCGCTCTGGTCGCTTGGCCAGATGCTCTCAGTTTCTCAGCAGGGACAGGAGCTGGAAAGTGAAAGAgagcacaaagaaaaagagcGTTCCTAATCAGAGGACGGCCGCCTGGTTAGTGGAAAGTAGCAGCTGTTTGCTTAGTGGCTGCTGACAAGCTGCAGGATAACACATGGAGCCAGATTCCAGCTCACACATTTCCTAAAGACGGTGCTCAAGTTTTTCCTTACAAGATCACAAAGTAACGTTCTCATAAATTATAAGTTTCACAAACGACAAGCTATACAAACTATTTCTCCTGTGAAAGCAACTTTTTTGGAATAATAGTAAGATGGTCTACAGAAAGAGATTTTGTTTGCCCTTTAATTACGGTTTAATAGTGTTATCACttaatttaaaagacaattttgaTGACATGAATAAGTTTTCAGACTTACGGTTACACCAAAACAGTTttatcttattaaaaaaaaaaaaaactattttcttcaaTCAACCTTCTTACACTAGTGTAACAAAGCAGAGTTTTGCCTctacttaaaatattaataaaaaataaaacaagaggaTGGTCCCACAATTGTTAACTTTTAGAGGAATCATAGCTATAGTCTgaagtgaaaaagaaattagGATTTTCTTAATTAACCTAACTAATAATACTACGCCCAATAATACTATCCTCCAACTGTATATTCAACAGAGTTTAACTCAGAACTTTAAATTATATGTTGTTTAGGTGATGATCACAGCTTTGTGTGTATGAGATAATCTGAGACAATAGGTGAGTATTTAAGCTAAAGTaagttatttattgtgttttaataatatcCAAATTGTCTTTGTTGATATTGGCTCATCATGTAGTGACTTTCATTTGCTCATTATGAATTTTCtcaaatggaaatggaaaaaaagaaaataaaaactggactctttatttatgctattttatttcaaaatatatattttgtaatacATTTGCAtatcaaagttattttatttcagtaattcaattcagAAGCTGAATCGAAAGTTAAATACCCTTGTACATGTTTAATATCTTAATGACTGACTTACAGCTAGTGAAAACCCACAACAtacataaatgaatgaatgtgtaTAAGAGGTTTTACAATTTGTTCAAATTGGAAAACCTGAGCTTCACCTCTTCGCAAGTAACAGAATATGAAATGGAGTCCTCTGGCTATTAAGTCATACTTTCTCTACTCAAATTGGATCgctattttatttcaaaatgtatatttttgtaattggtATTGCTGTTATTCTGTGGCCCTTGgtaattgcatattttaataaagtttaaaaaaactcgCTCAGAATTAAATGGAAAGTGAAAGCCCATTTTAGAGTATTTCCGCTGTCGACATGTCGCTGGAGTAAACTGTACCATATAAAAGCTAATAAAACTCAACACATTATCGTTATGCTAGCTTCACTGAAAGCTAACCAAGTGGGCcgcacacaaaaacaacactagaaatgtaatttattacacTCG comes from the Gambusia affinis linkage group LG07, SWU_Gaff_1.0, whole genome shotgun sequence genome and includes:
- the tusc2a gene encoding tumor suppressor 2, mitochondrial calcium regulator a, with the translated sequence MGGSGSKGKGSWPFSGSGGDSGADGNEQSLARLKGSRNATPFVFTRRSSLYFDEDGDLAHEFYEETVVTKNGRRRSKLKRIQKNLIPQGIVKLDHPCIHVDFPIVLCEG